From Dehalococcoidales bacterium, a single genomic window includes:
- a CDS encoding DUF2851 family protein has product MPPSFPEKLIQEIWQGALQRRKDLVTAAGGPVEVIYPGRRNDDRGADFRDAVIATGQGLLKGDIEIHTLSSSWWAHRHHLDPTYNRVVLHVVFWDDAGRAAELANGFTVPTLALHGYYATAEIKSPALTVSPFMPCRRTRPGLKTITGLLDAAGLARFQSQADTFRETLARYGPAQSLYAGIMTALGYSKNKEPMAELAACLPLAGLTAATPAGMPESECLALYQGLLIGAAGLLPSQRGGRFSGRPADAWENTLENAWASYGEAPALSPGDWRFFKVRPGNHPVRRLAAMSRLLLRYRRQGLLDGLREVLREAAADKNTRCLELSLAVEADSFWGCYLDFGVEAVNAAPALLGRERAAEISVNVILPFAAAGGFSGAPPDLPWQAREIYSACPAPAENALVKHMRQQLGIGRAAATARRQQGLIHLYKTRCSQGKCPGCPLGGEKGD; this is encoded by the coding sequence ATGCCCCCGTCTTTTCCGGAAAAACTCATCCAGGAAATCTGGCAGGGCGCCCTGCAGCGCCGGAAAGACCTGGTCACCGCCGCCGGCGGCCCCGTAGAAGTCATTTACCCGGGACGCCGCAACGATGACCGGGGCGCTGATTTCCGTGACGCCGTTATCGCCACCGGGCAGGGACTGCTCAAAGGCGATATAGAAATCCACACCCTGTCCAGCAGCTGGTGGGCGCACCGCCATCACCTTGACCCCACCTATAACCGGGTGGTGCTGCACGTGGTCTTCTGGGACGATGCCGGCCGGGCGGCGGAACTGGCGAACGGCTTTACCGTGCCGACGCTGGCGCTGCACGGCTATTACGCTACGGCGGAAATTAAAAGCCCGGCGCTGACCGTCTCCCCCTTTATGCCCTGCCGCCGCACCCGGCCCGGTCTTAAAACCATCACCGGGCTGCTGGACGCGGCCGGGCTGGCTAGGTTCCAGTCCCAGGCTGACACTTTCCGGGAAACCCTGGCGCGCTACGGCCCCGCCCAGTCCCTCTATGCGGGCATCATGACCGCGCTGGGCTACTCCAAAAACAAAGAGCCCATGGCAGAGCTGGCCGCGTGCCTGCCGCTGGCCGGACTCACCGCCGCCACCCCGGCCGGCATGCCGGAAAGCGAATGCCTGGCCCTCTACCAGGGCTTATTAATCGGGGCGGCGGGGCTGCTGCCTTCGCAGCGCGGGGGGCGATTTTCCGGCCGCCCGGCGGATGCGTGGGAGAATACCCTGGAAAATGCCTGGGCTTCTTACGGGGAAGCGCCGGCCCTGTCTCCGGGTGACTGGCGCTTTTTCAAGGTCAGGCCCGGCAACCACCCGGTGCGCCGCCTGGCCGCCATGAGCCGCCTCCTGCTGCGTTACCGGAGGCAGGGGCTGCTGGACGGCCTGCGGGAGGTGCTGCGGGAAGCCGCCGCGGATAAAAACACCCGCTGCCTGGAATTATCCCTGGCGGTTGAGGCTGATAGTTTCTGGGGCTGCTATTTGGACTTCGGCGTGGAAGCGGTGAATGCCGCCCCCGCCCTGCTGGGCCGGGAAAGGGCGGCGGAAATAAGCGTTAACGTTATCCTCCCCTTTGCCGCCGCCGGGGGTTTTAGCGGCGCGCCGCCGGACCTGCCGTGGCAGGCCCGGGAAATCTATAGCGCCTGCCCGGCCCCGGCGGAAAACGCGCTGGTGAAGCACATGAGACAGCAGCTGGGCATCGGGCGGGCGGCGGCTACGGCGCGGCGGCAGCAGGGGCTGATACACTTGTACAAGACGCGGTGCTCCCAGGGGAAATGCCCGGGCTGCCCGCTGGGCGGGGAAAAGGGGGACTAA
- a CDS encoding helix-turn-helix transcriptional regulator: MKKKSAGAKRQWDGDSIQALRRHLDLTQAELSDRLGTRQQTISEWETGMYQPRGASSTLLSMVAEQARFKYQASPRKKKA, encoded by the coding sequence GTGAAAAAGAAGTCCGCCGGCGCCAAAAGGCAGTGGGACGGGGACAGCATCCAGGCCCTGCGCCGCCACCTGGACCTGACCCAGGCCGAGCTGTCCGACCGGCTGGGCACCCGCCAGCAGACCATCAGCGAGTGGGAGACCGGCATGTATCAGCCCCGCGGCGCCTCCTCCACGCTGCTCTCCATGGTAGCCGAACAGGCCAGGTTCAAATACCAGGCCTCGCCGCGTAAAAAGAAAGCTTGA